The Staphylococcus sp. 17KM0847 DNA segment TCATATGCCAAAACACACACGTTGCACTGACGTATAAATGGGTGCGATAGTTTTATCGTTTTTATATGAGTGAACGTGGAGGAATAGAACCAATTAGGAGGAATTTTATTATGGCAGTCATTTCAATGAAACAATTGCTAGAAGCTGGTGTTCACTTCGGTCATCAAACACGCCGTTGGAACCCAAAAATGAAAAAGTACATCTTCACTGAAAGAAATGGTATCTATATCATTGATTTACAAAAAACAGTGAAAAAAGTAGAAGAAGCTTATAACTTTGTTAAGCAAGTATCTGAAGAAGGCGGTAAAGTCTTATTCGTAGGTACTAAAAAACAAGCACAAGAATCAGTAAAAGCTGAAGCAGAACGTGCTGGACAATTCTACGTAAACCAAAGATGGTTAGGTGGAATTTTAACAAACTTCAAAACAATTTCTAAACGTGTACAACGCATTTCAGAAATTGAAAAAATGGAAGAAGACGGTACTTTCGAAGTACTTCCTAAAAAAGAAGTTGTTGAACTTAAAAAAGAATATGACCGTTTAATCAAATTCTTAGGCGGTATTCGTGATATGAAATCAATGCCTCAAGCATTATTCGTAGTTGATCCACGTAAAGAACGTAATGCGATTGCAGAAGCACGTAAATTAAACATTCCAATCGTAGGTATTGTTGATACAAACTGTGATCCAGATGAAATCGACTATGTCATCCCAGCTAACGATGATGCGATTCGTGCGGTTAAGTTATTAACTGGCAAAATGGCAGACGCAGTCTTAGAAGGTCAACAAGGTGTATCTAATGATGAGGTAGCTGCTGAACAAAACATCGACTTAAATGAAGATGTTAAAGCAGAAGACGAATCAACTGAAGCAGCAGACAACGCTGAAGCATCTGTTGAGTCTAACTAAGTAGAATCTTAAAATGGGTGATAAGATATTGATGCTTATCTCCCTTTTTTTAAAATAAAATAATGAATGGATATTGGAGGAATAGTGAATGGCAATTTCAGCTAAACTTGTTAAAGAATTACGTGAAAGAACTGGCGCTGGTATGATGGATTGTAAAAAAGCGTTAGAAGCAACTGAAGGAAATATTGATAAAGCAATCGATTACTTACGTGAAAAAGGTATTGCAAAAGCAGCTAAAAAAGCAGACCGTATTGCTGCAGAAGGTATTACACATGTTGAAGTTAAAGGTAACGACGCAGTTATCGTTGAAATCAACTCTGAAACAGACTTCGTTGCACGTAACGAAGGTTTCCAAGAGCTTGTAAAAGAAATCGCAAATCAAATCCTTGAAACGAAAGCTGAATCAGTTGAAGCATTGAATGAAACAACGTTACCAAACGGCAAAAAAGTTTCTGAACATATGACAGAAGCAATTTCAACAATTGGTGAAAAATTAAGCTTACGCCGTTTTGAAATCAAAACAAAAACAGACAACGATGCATTCGGTGCTTACTTACACATGGGCGGTCGTATCGGTGTGCTTTCAGTTGTTGAAGGTTCAACTGACGAAGAAGCAGCTAAAGATGTTGCAATGCATATCGCTGCAATCAACCCTAAATATGTTTCTTCTGACCAAGTAAGTGAAGAAGAAATTTCACATGAAAGAGAAGTTTTAAAACAACAAGCGTTAAATGAAGGCAAACCTGAAAATATCGTTGAAAAAATGGTTGAAGGACGTTTACGTAAATATTTACAAGAAATCTGTGCAGTTAACCAAGATTTCGTTAAAGATCCTGACCAAACTGTTGAGCAATTCCTTAAAGCTAAAGGTGGTCAATTAGTAGACTTCGTTCGTTATGAAGTGGGCGAAGGTATGGAAAAACGTGAAGAAAATTTTGCGGATGAAGTAAAAGGACAAATGAAATAATCAACACGGTTTTGTATAAGAAAGAAGACACGCGTTGTGTGTTCCTTTGCATGACTTCAATGCATTGAATTGAAGCCGTGACAAGGAAGATACTATTGTGTCTTCTTTACTTGTATTGTTCCATATAATACGAATAGAGAGGTTAATATTATGACTGAAACTTCAAAATATAAGCGAGTAGTTTTGAAACTGAGTGGAGAAGCATTAGCAGGAGATAAAGGATTTGGTATTAATCCGATTATTATTAAAAGCATTGCTCAACAAGTAGCAGAAGTAGCAAAAATGGATACAGAGGTTGCTGTTATTGTAGGCGGCGGTAACATTTGGCGTGGTAAAACAGGTAGTGACTTAGGGATGGATCGTGGAACGGCTGACTATATGGGAATGTTAGCAACCGTGATGAACGCTTTAGCACTACAAGATAGTTTAGAACAGTTAGATTGTGATACACGTGTTTTAACATCTATCGAGATGAAACAAGTAGCAGAGCCTTATATTCGTCGTCGTGCTATTCGTCATTTGGAGAAAAAACGCGTTGTTATTTTTGCTGCAGGTATTGGAAATCCTTATTTCTCAACAGATACAACTGCAGCCTTACGTGCGGCAGAAGTAGAAGCTGACGTTATTTTAATGGGTAAAAATAATGTTGATGGTGTTTATTCAGCAGATCCTAAAGTAGATCCATCTGCGAAAAAATATGAGCGCTTGACTTATATTCAATTATTACAAGAAGGTTTACAAGTAATGGACTCAACAGCCTCTTCATTCTGCATGGATAATAATATTCCATTAAAAGTCTTCTCAATTATGGAAGAAGGTAATATTAAACGTGCAGTACAAGGCGAAGATATTGGAACAATTATCACAAAATAATACAGAGGTGACTTTACCATGAATGCAATTATTAAAGATGCAAAAACACGAATGAAAAAATCAGCAGAAAGTTTATCACGTGAACTTGCGCAAATTAATGCTGGACGTGCTAACTCTAACTTATTAGCAGGTGTAAATGCAGACTACTACGGTGCGCCGACACCTGTTCAACAGTTAGCAAGTATCAATGTACCAGAAGCGCGTTTACTTGTGATTTCACCATACGATAAAACATCACTTAAAGAAATTGAAAGAGCAATTATCGCTGCTAACTTAGGTGTCAATCCTACGAGTGACGGGGAAGTAATCCGTATTACAGTACCTGCCCTTACAGAAGAACGTCGTAAAGAGTTAGTAAAAGAAGTTAAAAAATCAGGTGAAAATGCCAAAGTTTCTGTGCGTAATATTCGCCGTGATGCCAACGACGCATTGAAAAAACAAGAAAAGAACGGTGACATCTCAGAAGATGAATTGCGTTCATCTTCAGATGAGGTTCAAGATGTAACGAATGATGCAATTAAAGAAATTGATCAACTTGTTGCTGACAAAGAACAAGATATTATGTCTGTCTAATGCGCTGTTATAAGGTTGAGAGTCACAAATATGGATTCCAAGCCTAACACAAAAACTGTACCGAATCAGACTTTGGTACAGTTTTTTCTATGTATATTTAATGCACGAATTGAGTATGATAAAATGGTAGATAATTGTACGCTGATAAGATTATAATATTTAAGAGACATCATAGCTCGGAGGAACGCGCATGTTTAAGAAATTTAAGAAAAATCATCATCAATCACAAAGTGCTGACATAGGCGCATTAGACTTACAAAAAATTCCACAGCATATTGCAATCATTATGGATGGTAATGGACGTTGGGCAAAACAGCGAAAAATGCCGAGAGTCAAAGGGCATTATCAAGGAATGGAAACGATTAAGACGATTACTCGAGCAGCAAGTGATCTCAATGTAAAGTATTTGACACTTTATGCTTTTTCAACTGAAAATTGGTCTCGACCTCAAGAAGAAGTGAACTATATCATGGGATTACCTGTTAACTTTTTAAATACTTTTTTACCAGAACTGATTGAAAAAAATGTCAAGGTTGAGACAATTGGCTTTATTGATGAACTCCCTCCAAAAACAATACAAGCTATTGAAGAAGCAAAGTTAAAAACAGCAGATAACACAGGTTTGACGCTTATTTTTGCGATTAATTACGGTGGACGTGCAGAGATTATGAAAGGCATTCAAAATATGATCAAGGCACATAAACATGCTTCAGATCGTGATATTGAACAGTTGACTGAACAACATTTTGCACAATACTTAATGACGTCAGATTTTCCTGATCCTGACCTTCTTATTCGCACATCGGGTGAACAACGTATTAGTAACTTTTTAATTTGGCAACTATCATATAGTGAATTTATTTTCAATGACAAGATGTGGCCAGATTTTGATGAAACAGAGTTAAAGGCATGTATAAAAACATATCAATCACGCCAAAGAAGGTTTGGAGGATTGTAGATAGGAGTTTGAGATGAAGGTAAGAACGATTACAACAATAATTGCACTTATAGTATTTTTGCCCATTTTATTAATGGGTGGTAAAGTATGGATGTCTTTTACGTTTATATTAGCACTCATCGCATTAAAAGAATTGTTAAATATGAACCGTATTCGATTTATATCTTTTCCGGGTCTTGTGAGTGCACTAGGTTTGATTATCATTATGTTGCCTGAAGCGTTTGGGAGCTGGGTTCCCTTTTTACAACAAAAAGCACTGATTATTTTGAGTTTTATTATTTTAAGTTATACAGTTATGTCTAAAAACCGCTTTAGTTTTATGGATTCTGCGTTTTGTTTGATGTCTGTTGCCTATGTTGGTATTGGTTTTATGTATTTTTATGAAACACGTGAAGCAGGATTACATTTTATTTTATTTGGTTTATTAATTGTTTGGTTAACGGACACAGGAGCATACATATTCGGAAGACAATTTGGTAAGCATAAATTGTGGCCAGTCATCAGTCCTAACAAAACAATAGAAGGTTTTATCGGTGGTTTATTATGCAGTTTGATTGTCCCACTTTCTTTTATGTTTTTTATACCATTCGATTATAGTATGATTTGGATTTTAGTTTTAACTGTTGTTTTGAGTGCTTTTGGTCAACTAGGAGATTTAGTGGAGTCAGGCTTTAAACGTCATTTTGGTGTCAAAGACTCTGGACGCCTATTACCCGGTCATGGTGGGATACTTGATCGCTTTGACAGTTTTATGTTTGTACTTCCACTCATGAATATTTTCCTAATTCAAATGTAAAGAGAAGTGAATATAATGAAAAATATAGCAATTTTAGGTGCTTCAGGTTCGATAGGTCAACAAGCTATTGATGTTATAGAGCGTCACCCTGAACATTTTCGATTAGTAGGGCTGTCCGTAGGTAAACGTGTGGATGAAGCGATTGACATTGCTACACGCTTACAGCCAGATATTATATCTGTACAATATGAAAAAGATATGGCACGATTTGCCCATTTAAATGTTAAAGTAGTTCATGGTCAGCAAGGCCTGCTTGATGTGGCAACATATGAAAAAAATGATCTTGTGTTAAATGCATTGCTTGGAAGCGTGGGTTTAGAGCCAACGATGGCTGCTATTAGCCAAGGTATTAATATTGCATTAGCTAATAAAGAAACACTTGTTGTAGCAGGGGAGTTGGTCATGGCACATGCCAAAAAAAATGGTGTGACCATACTGCCCGTTGATTCGGAACATGCGGCTATCTTCCAATGCTTGAATGGAGAAGATATGAAACAAATCCAAAAAGTATGTATTACAGCAAGTGGTGGTTCGTTTAGAGATCTGACGCGAGAACAACTTCAATCGGTAACAGTAGAAGATGCCCTGAATCATCCGAACTGGTCAATGGGTCAAAAAATCACCATTGATTCTGCTACCATGATGAATAAAGGGTTTGAAGTGATTGAAGCAAAATGGTTGTTCGACTTAGAAATTGAACAAATCGAAACTATTTTACATAAAGAAAGCATCATTCATTCTATGGTAGAATTTGTAGATACGAGTGTCATGGCACAATTAGGTACACCAGATATGCGTATGCCGATTCAATATGCTTTTACTTATCCAGAGCGCATCGAGCATCGTGCACCATCACTCAATTTAGCAGAAGTTGCACAACTCAACTTTCAAAAAATGGATTTTGATCGTTATAAATGTTTACAGTATGCTTATGATGCATTGAAAATAGGGGGTACGATGCCAGTTGTACTTAATGCAGTCAATGAAGTTGCGGTTGCTAAATTTTTAAATAGAGAAATTCAATTTTTAGATATTGAGCGATTAATCGAGCGTGAAATGAAGCAGCATAAGGTGATTCAACAACCGACACTCGAACAAATATTAGCGATTGATCATGAATATAAAACTAAGGAATATGAGGTGTAGCGGTCTGTGTTAGTTACCATTATTGCATTTATGATTGTTTTTGGTTTACTCGTTTCAGTGCATGAATATGGACATATGTTTTTTGCCAAACGTGCAGGCATCATGTGTCCCGAATTCGCGATAGGTATGGGTCCAAAAATATTAAGCTTTCGTAAAAATGAAACGTTATATACAATACGATTATTACCCGTAGGCGGTTATGTTCGTATGGCGGGAGATGGCTTAGAGGAGTCTCCTGTACAACCGGGTATGCATATTCGTATTAAGCTCAACAAACAAGATGAGATTACGCATGTCATACTTGATGATCAGCATAAATTTCAGCAAATTGAGGCGCTAGAAGTGAAGCAGCTTGATTTAGAGAATGAGATGTTTATCGAAGGGATTGCAGCATATGATGATACACGTCATCGCTATCCAATCGCACAAAAAGCTTTTTACGTTGAAAGTGGCAGCCTCATCCAAATTGCGCCTCGTCATCGACAATTTGTACATAAGAAGCCGCTTCAAAAGTTTTTAACACTTTTTGCAGGACCTTTGTTCAACTTTGTTCTTGCTTTCGTATTATTACTGGGTCTTGCTTACTACAATGGTGCGCCAACACCAACGATTGATCAGATAGGAAAAGGAACACCTGCTGAAAAAATTGGTCTTCAAAAAGGAGATACAATTAGTGAAATTAATGGTAAGACCATCCATCGTTTTACAGATGTTAGACGTGCATTGAAGGCGACAGCTGGACAAAAAACAGAAATTAAAGTCGAGCGAGAAGGAAAAACATTAACTAAAACGTTTGCGCCACAAAAAATGGAGCAACAGCTATCTAAAAAGCAGAATTTGACAACGTATCAGCTTGGTTTTATACCGACGAAAGAACGCTCGATCATTGAGCCATTGTTATTTGCAGGAGAAGAAACGTATCGCTTGGGTAAAGTGATCTTTATTGCGGTTGTAAGTATGATTGGGAGTATTTTTACTGGAGATTTCAGTTTTGATATGTTGAATGGTCCGGTAGGTATTTATAAAAATGTAGATACCGTTGTCAAAACAGGTATTATTAATTTAATTACATGGACAGCAGCATTAAGTGTGAACCTCGGGATTATGAACTTACTTCCGATCCCAGCACTTGATGGTGGTCGTATTTTATTTGTTTTATACGAAGCAATCTTTAAAAAGCCAGCTAATAAAAAGGCGGAAACAGTTATTATTGCTGCAGGTGCAGTATTCGTATTAATCATTATGGTCTTAGTCACATGGAATGATATTCAGCGTTATTTCTTATAATTGAAAGGGAGGCATTGTTAAGTATGAAACAATCCAAGGTATTTATACCTACATTACGTGAAGTGCCTGCAGAAGCAGAAGCATTAAGTCATCAGCTCTTGTTGAAAGCAGGACTTATTAAACAAAATACAGCAGGGGTATATAGTTATTTGCCACTTGCAACACGAGTTATTCATAAAATATCAGACGTTATTCGTGAAGAAATGGAAAGCATTGATGCAGTAGAAGTTGTTATGCCAGTCCTTCAACATGCAGAACTATGGCAGGAATCGGGACGTTGGGAGGCTTATGGTTCAGAGCTCATGCGTTTACGTGATCGCAACCAGCGTGAGTTTGCATTAGGACCTACACATGAAGAGGTCGTAACATCATTAGTACGTGATGAATTGCGTTCTTATAAACAGCTTCCACTTACATTGTTCCAAATTCAAACTAAATTTCGAGACGAAAAACGTCCACGCTTTGGACTGCTTAGAGGTAGAGAGTTCATTATGAAAGATGCCTACTCATTTCATGCAGATGAAGCATCATTGATGAAAACATATCAAGATATGTATGATGCATATAATCGTATTTTTAAACGTGTCGGCTTAAATGTACGTCCAGTTGTGGCTGATTCAGGTGCAATTGGTGGAAGTCATACACATGAATTTCACGCTTTAAGTGAGATTGGCGAAGATACAATTGTATACAGTGAGCAAAGTGATTATGCGGCAAATATTGAAAAGGCAGAAGTGGTATACATTCCTGCTCAGGGAGACAAAGAAGACATTCAACCGTTAGAAAAAATTGAAACGCCAAATGTCAAAACAGCTAAAGCATTAGCTGAATACTTAGGTCGACCACTGGATCAGACTACGAAATCAATGGTGCTTAAAATTGCAGGACAATTTGTCATGATTTTAATTCGTGGACATCATGAAATGAATGATGTCAAACTTAAAGATTTCTTTAAAACAGATGATATTGTGATGGCAACGGATGATGAAATATTTAACTTATTGGGTGCAGCTCCCGGCTCTTTAGGACCTATAACAGATAAAGATATAAAAATTTATGCAGACAACGGTGTTCAAGATTTAACCAATATACCTGTTGGGGCGAATGAAGAAGGTTATCATTATATCAATGCGAATATCGGTCGTGATTTTGAGGTGGAAGGTTACGGTGATTTTCGTTTTATTATAGAAGGTGAACCATTAGCAGATGGCTCAGGTCCAGCGAAGTTTGCTGAAGGTATCGAAGTCGGTCAAGTGTTCGTACTTGGTGAAAAATATTCTGAAGCAATGAAAGCGACGATTTTAAACAATCAAGGTCGTGAACAAAATCTAACAATGGGATGTTATGGTATAGGCGTATCACGAACATTAAGCGCCATTATCGAACAACATCATGATGATCGCGGTATTATTTGGCCTAAATCTGTTGCACCTTATGACATCCATATTATTACTGTAAATCCTAAGAAAGAAGCACAACAGCAATTGTCGGATTCATTATATACATCACTTAAAAAGCAATATGATGTATTATATGATGAGCGTAACGAGCGTGCAGGTGTGAAGTTTAATGATGCAGATCTCATTGGCTTACCGATTCGTGTTGTGATTGGGAAAAGGGCTGAAGAAGGCATCGTAGAAGTGAAACGTCGTGATACAGGCGAGAGTGAAGAAGTGGCTGTTGATGTATTAGCATCTTATATTGATACATTATATGAGCAACTTTAATCGTAGCAGGGTAGAAAGATGATTTTACAGAAAAGCTTTCATAATCTCGTACAGCAGAGGTGGCTTAAAGTGAAAATCTTGTTGAAATGCATTTTCACTTTAGACATCTACTGTCATTTACAAATGGTTATCATACAATAATGACTAGGGTCATCTCGATTTATGATTTTAAATAAGAAGGCTGGGAACAAGATGTGATCCCAGCCTATTCGTATCTTTAGCATGAGCAAAAGAGATAATGGTAGAAGTTACGATTTTTAGAGTAGAAGGTGGATTGAAACATGAGCTTACAAAACCAAGAAAAGTTTCAAATTCTTCTTAAACAATTGAATATGCAAGAACACTTAGATCAAGACATTATTGAAAAAAGTGAATTAACACGTGTCGACGTATCGGAGCATTCACGGGCATGGACATTTCATATTACACTTCCATATTTAATGCGTTATGAAGATTATGTGGTATTTACACATGCGATGAAAGAAACGTTTCAACATATTGCCTCAGTAGACTGGCGGATCAGTGTTCAATCAGCAGCAAATCAAGATGAACAACTCCTCAAGTATTTTGGGGATTGTATCGATCAAACAGCATTGTCACCTAAGGTAAAAGGACAACTCCGTCAAAAACGTATCATTATTTCAGGTCATATTGTCAAAGTGATGGTACAAAATGATATTGAGCGTAATCATTTTGATAAAGTATGCAATGGAAGCCTTGTACGTGCGATACAGCGCTGTGGTTTTCAAATAGATAAAGTTGTTTTTGAAACAGATACGACGGGACAAGAAGATGAACTTGCCTCCCTTGAAGCACATATACAACAAGAAGATGAACAAAGTGCAAGAGAAGCAACTGAAAAAATTGAAAAGATGAAAGAACAGAGAGCGCAACAAGAAGAGCAAGGTATCACGGTCGATAAGTGTCAAATAGGAAAGCCCATACATATTGAAAATATACGTCCTATTTCAGAGATTATTGAAGAAGAATTTAAAGTTGCAATTGAAGGCGTTATTTTTGACATCAATTTAAAAGAATTAAAAAGTGGACGCCATATTGTTGAATTGAAAGTAACAGATTATACGGATTCTCTCGTTTTAAAAATGTTTACACGTAAAAATAAAGATGACTTAGAACATTTCAAAGCGTTATCAGAAGGTCAATGGATTCGTGCACAGGGGCGTATAGAAGAAGATATGTATATTCGAGATCTTGTAATGATGATGTCGGATATTGAAGCAGTTAAGCATACGCCTAAACAAGATAAAGCGGATGAAAAACGTGTAGAGTTTCACCTTCATACTGCAATGAGTCAAATGGATGGTGTGACGCATATTGCTGACTATGTTGCACAAGCTAAGAAGTGGGGACATGAAGCTATTGCTGTCACTGATCATAATGTTGTACAAGCATATCCAGATGCGTATGCAGCGGCACAAAAGCATGGTATTAAAATGATATATGGCATGGAAGGAATGCTTGTAGATGATGGTGTTCCAATTGCATATAAACCGACTGATGTGATGTTAGCAGATGCAACATACGTTGTCTTTGATGTTGAGACAACAGGCTTATCGAATCAATATGATAAAATTATTGAACTTGCGGCAGTCAAAGTAAAAGATGGAGAGATTATTGATAAATTTGAACGTTTTAGCAATCCTCATGAAAAATTATCTGAAACCATTAAAAACCTGACACATATTCATGATGATATGTTGAAAGATGCACCAGAAATAGAAACCGTTTTGACAGAGTTTAAAACATGGGTTGGTGATGCAATATTTGTTGCGCATAATGCTTCGTTTGATATGGGATTTATTGATACAGGTTATGAGCGTCTTGGATTCGGTCCATCAACGAATGGCGTTATAGATACGCTTGAGTTGTCACGAACGATTAATACAAGCTATGGGAAACATGGTTTGAACTTCTTGGCTAAAAAATATGGTGTTGAACTGACACAGCACCATAGGGCGATCTATGATACGGAAGCAACTGCATATATTTTTGTGAAGATGTTAGCACAACTTAAAGCGCTAGAAGTTTACAATCATCAAGACATTAATCAAAAGCTTTCGAATGAAGATGCATATAAACGTGCACGTCCACAACATGTGACATTAATTGTTCAAAATCAAGTGGGTCTTAAAAACTTATTTAAGATTGTCAGCCAATCCTTAGTTAAATATTTTTATCGCACACCTAGAATTCCACGTTCCGTATTGGATGAATATCGTGAAGGGATATTAGTGGGTACAGCTTGTGATGAGGGAGAAGTATTTACAGCAGTGATGCAACGTGATCAATCAGAAGTTGAGAAAATTGCAAAATACTATGATTATATTGAAATTCAGCCACCTGCGCTATATCAAGATTTGTTAGATCGTGAATTAATTCGAGATAATGAAACACTTGTAGAAATTTATGAACGTATACTACAAGTCGGTCAAACTAACAATATCCCTGTGATAGCAACAGGCAATGTTCATTATTTACACGAACATGATGGCATTGCACGTAAAATTTTAATCGCATCACAACCGGGTAATCCACTGAATCGTTCGACATTGCCAGAAGCGCACTTTAGAACAACAGATGAGATGTTAGATGCATTTCATTTTTTAGGAGAAGCGCGAGCAAAAGAAGTTGTTGTGACTAATACACGTGCTTTAGCAGAGCGTATTGAAGAAGTCGTACCGATTAAAGATAAATTATATACACCTAATATGGAAGGTGCGAATGAAGAAATTCGTGAAATGAGCTATAATAATGCAAAACAATTATATGGAGAAGACTTGCCACAAATTGTTATTGATCGCC contains these protein-coding regions:
- a CDS encoding phosphatidate cytidylyltransferase, producing MKVRTITTIIALIVFLPILLMGGKVWMSFTFILALIALKELLNMNRIRFISFPGLVSALGLIIIMLPEAFGSWVPFLQQKALIILSFIILSYTVMSKNRFSFMDSAFCLMSVAYVGIGFMYFYETREAGLHFILFGLLIVWLTDTGAYIFGRQFGKHKLWPVISPNKTIEGFIGGLLCSLIVPLSFMFFIPFDYSMIWILVLTVVLSAFGQLGDLVESGFKRHFGVKDSGRLLPGHGGILDRFDSFMFVLPLMNIFLIQM
- a CDS encoding 1-deoxy-D-xylulose-5-phosphate reductoisomerase; translated protein: MKNIAILGASGSIGQQAIDVIERHPEHFRLVGLSVGKRVDEAIDIATRLQPDIISVQYEKDMARFAHLNVKVVHGQQGLLDVATYEKNDLVLNALLGSVGLEPTMAAISQGINIALANKETLVVAGELVMAHAKKNGVTILPVDSEHAAIFQCLNGEDMKQIQKVCITASGGSFRDLTREQLQSVTVEDALNHPNWSMGQKITIDSATMMNKGFEVIEAKWLFDLEIEQIETILHKESIIHSMVEFVDTSVMAQLGTPDMRMPIQYAFTYPERIEHRAPSLNLAEVAQLNFQKMDFDRYKCLQYAYDALKIGGTMPVVLNAVNEVAVAKFLNREIQFLDIERLIEREMKQHKVIQQPTLEQILAIDHEYKTKEYEV
- the tsf gene encoding translation elongation factor Ts, which gives rise to MAISAKLVKELRERTGAGMMDCKKALEATEGNIDKAIDYLREKGIAKAAKKADRIAAEGITHVEVKGNDAVIVEINSETDFVARNEGFQELVKEIANQILETKAESVEALNETTLPNGKKVSEHMTEAISTIGEKLSLRRFEIKTKTDNDAFGAYLHMGGRIGVLSVVEGSTDEEAAKDVAMHIAAINPKYVSSDQVSEEEISHEREVLKQQALNEGKPENIVEKMVEGRLRKYLQEICAVNQDFVKDPDQTVEQFLKAKGGQLVDFVRYEVGEGMEKREENFADEVKGQMK
- the rseP gene encoding RIP metalloprotease RseP; this encodes MIVFGLLVSVHEYGHMFFAKRAGIMCPEFAIGMGPKILSFRKNETLYTIRLLPVGGYVRMAGDGLEESPVQPGMHIRIKLNKQDEITHVILDDQHKFQQIEALEVKQLDLENEMFIEGIAAYDDTRHRYPIAQKAFYVESGSLIQIAPRHRQFVHKKPLQKFLTLFAGPLFNFVLAFVLLLGLAYYNGAPTPTIDQIGKGTPAEKIGLQKGDTISEINGKTIHRFTDVRRALKATAGQKTEIKVEREGKTLTKTFAPQKMEQQLSKKQNLTTYQLGFIPTKERSIIEPLLFAGEETYRLGKVIFIAVVSMIGSIFTGDFSFDMLNGPVGIYKNVDTVVKTGIINLITWTAALSVNLGIMNLLPIPALDGGRILFVLYEAIFKKPANKKAETVIIAAGAVFVLIIMVLVTWNDIQRYFL
- a CDS encoding proline--tRNA ligase; this encodes MKQSKVFIPTLREVPAEAEALSHQLLLKAGLIKQNTAGVYSYLPLATRVIHKISDVIREEMESIDAVEVVMPVLQHAELWQESGRWEAYGSELMRLRDRNQREFALGPTHEEVVTSLVRDELRSYKQLPLTLFQIQTKFRDEKRPRFGLLRGREFIMKDAYSFHADEASLMKTYQDMYDAYNRIFKRVGLNVRPVVADSGAIGGSHTHEFHALSEIGEDTIVYSEQSDYAANIEKAEVVYIPAQGDKEDIQPLEKIETPNVKTAKALAEYLGRPLDQTTKSMVLKIAGQFVMILIRGHHEMNDVKLKDFFKTDDIVMATDDEIFNLLGAAPGSLGPITDKDIKIYADNGVQDLTNIPVGANEEGYHYINANIGRDFEVEGYGDFRFIIEGEPLADGSGPAKFAEGIEVGQVFVLGEKYSEAMKATILNNQGREQNLTMGCYGIGVSRTLSAIIEQHHDDRGIIWPKSVAPYDIHIITVNPKKEAQQQLSDSLYTSLKKQYDVLYDERNERAGVKFNDADLIGLPIRVVIGKRAEEGIVEVKRRDTGESEEVAVDVLASYIDTLYEQL
- the frr gene encoding ribosome recycling factor, whose translation is MNAIIKDAKTRMKKSAESLSRELAQINAGRANSNLLAGVNADYYGAPTPVQQLASINVPEARLLVISPYDKTSLKEIERAIIAANLGVNPTSDGEVIRITVPALTEERRKELVKEVKKSGENAKVSVRNIRRDANDALKKQEKNGDISEDELRSSSDEVQDVTNDAIKEIDQLVADKEQDIMSV
- a CDS encoding isoprenyl transferase — translated: MFKKFKKNHHQSQSADIGALDLQKIPQHIAIIMDGNGRWAKQRKMPRVKGHYQGMETIKTITRAASDLNVKYLTLYAFSTENWSRPQEEVNYIMGLPVNFLNTFLPELIEKNVKVETIGFIDELPPKTIQAIEEAKLKTADNTGLTLIFAINYGGRAEIMKGIQNMIKAHKHASDRDIEQLTEQHFAQYLMTSDFPDPDLLIRTSGEQRISNFLIWQLSYSEFIFNDKMWPDFDETELKACIKTYQSRQRRFGGL
- the pyrH gene encoding UMP kinase — its product is MTETSKYKRVVLKLSGEALAGDKGFGINPIIIKSIAQQVAEVAKMDTEVAVIVGGGNIWRGKTGSDLGMDRGTADYMGMLATVMNALALQDSLEQLDCDTRVLTSIEMKQVAEPYIRRRAIRHLEKKRVVIFAAGIGNPYFSTDTTAALRAAEVEADVILMGKNNVDGVYSADPKVDPSAKKYERLTYIQLLQEGLQVMDSTASSFCMDNNIPLKVFSIMEEGNIKRAVQGEDIGTIITK
- the rpsB gene encoding 30S ribosomal protein S2, with amino-acid sequence MAVISMKQLLEAGVHFGHQTRRWNPKMKKYIFTERNGIYIIDLQKTVKKVEEAYNFVKQVSEEGGKVLFVGTKKQAQESVKAEAERAGQFYVNQRWLGGILTNFKTISKRVQRISEIEKMEEDGTFEVLPKKEVVELKKEYDRLIKFLGGIRDMKSMPQALFVVDPRKERNAIAEARKLNIPIVGIVDTNCDPDEIDYVIPANDDAIRAVKLLTGKMADAVLEGQQGVSNDEVAAEQNIDLNEDVKAEDESTEAADNAEASVESN